The Engystomops pustulosus chromosome 4, aEngPut4.maternal, whole genome shotgun sequence genome contains a region encoding:
- the CAPRIN2 gene encoding caprin-2 isoform X1 produces MVQLSPSSPGGNVHLSGVAKHQSERGLSSLQSSLSSTATPLQVYETYLENGFISLKHKIRNIEKKKVKLEDYRDRLHNGEDLNQDQLEAVERYSEVLHNLEFAKELQKVFAALSQDLIKAQKKVQRREQIQKTEAEKKRLRMVLQIQYVLQSFCQDHVQQDFKDGLNGAMNITSKELDGLSKFSKLLCHKRFQHMSLEDEMDQMSVYLWNLVEGNEKTVAGTNYKFLKDLVSRMLDCGYFESVPDPPRKEPQIVLVEPPKTETCKVTRVEPEPFKEHLKLDPKSPRELPIRHCVPKVEQVPKAAEMPKPVQVKYMSPEPIKPWTVATNVKLQEPPKRWQSPSLTPLTKTWQTTNVPQPAAPQPKGELETPKERRERAPKPQQEVKAVTQLKDPKMPPVPSVQITVKKRDIPAPICINHLSPAVTNAQPHRVTAQPASEFCYSPTLPKDPELRKQKLEDLIDQIKGTYNFMQDSMLDFDSQSSRAASPGILIEVPVVPSEPIESPKEPTLPNGKVSTPPVLVESIVDPVCLILEPDSPLPLSSPVKQVPDSPPRKVEPLVPEPIYVPSPPLPEPLPERSLTPVPLQTEPLQSPKTPTSVPLLQLKREGTPLSTRSTPQASPFQGMQAVFKVNPPLPSRKEIDIKDDPPYPPEYQQTFSTASTQTLPHGLLDLNGGEPHTLIQEPLVGGPYNSAMPPVTNGNLPCYTSTPNLVPRIPQQCTSTRGGIIRGVSRGARVMTNGYRQTSFKGPETYRGTPCPSSGSYGPVPYPGRDYPVPQYIPRDANSHLCYKRGSITPAGRSTPRSWNDSAQLGSPEMEESFNSTDSGQGDSRSMTSVDMSMSSQAATILPVHVYPLPQQMRVAFSAARTSNFAPGTLDQPIVFDLLLNNLGDTFDFQVGRFMCPVNGTYVFIFHMLKLAVNVPLYVNLMKNEEVMVSAYANDGAPDHETASNHAVLQLFQGDQIWLRLHRGAIYGSSWKYSTFSGYLLYQD; encoded by the exons ATGGTCCAGCTGTCACCATCGAGTCCCGGGGGTAATGTTCACCTCTCGGGAGTCGCCAAGCACCAGTCTGAGCGAGGTCTCAGTTCTTTGCAGTCTTCGCTGTCTTCCACGGCCACTCCGCTCCAGGTCTACGAGACTTACCTAGAGAACGGATTCATCAGCCTGAAGCACAAGATCCGCAACATCGAGAAAAAGAAG GTAAAACTAGAAGATTACAGAGACCGTCTCCATAATGGCGAAGACCTGAATCAGGACCAACTG GAAGCGGTCGAGCGCTACAGCGAGGTCCTTCACAATCTGGAATTTGCAAAGGAACTTCAGAAAGTATTTGCAGCTCTCAGCCAAGAC TTAATAAAGGCCCAGAAGAAGGTGCAGAGGCGGGAGCAGATCCAGAAGACGGAGGCGGAGAAGAAGCGCCTGCGCATGGTCCTGCAGATCCAGTACGTGCTGCAGTCCTTCTGCCAGGATCACGTTCAGCAAGACTTCAAGGATGGACTCAACGGCGCCATGAACATCACCTCCAAGGAGTTGGATGGACTCTCAAAGTTCTCCAAACTCCTCTGTCACAAGAGGTTTCAACACATGAG TCTTGAAGATGAAATGGATCAGATGTCGGTCTACCTGTGGAACCTGGTGGAAGGCAATGAGAAGACAGTGGCAGGGACCAATT ACAAATTCCTGAAGGATCTGGTATCCAGGATGCTGGACTGTGGTTATTTTGAAAGTGTCCCTGATCCTCCACGTAAAGAGCCACAAATTGTACTGGTAGAACCACCGAAGACTGAAACCTGCAAAGTGACCAGAGTTGAGCCAG AACCCTTTAAAGAACACCTAAAACTGGACCCCAAGTCTCCCCGAGAG CTTCCCATCAGGCATTGTGTGCCAAAGGTTGAGCAGGTGCCCAAAGCTGCTGAGATGCCAAAACCAGTGCAAGTAAAATACATGTCGCCAGAGCCCATAAAGCCCTGGACGGTGGCTACTAATGTGAAGCTACAGGAGCCACCAAAGAGATGGCAGTCTCCATCATTGACACCCCTGACCAAAACCTGGCAAACTACCAATGTCCCCCAACCTGCGGCTCCACAACCAAAAGGTGAACTGGAGACCCCAAAGGAG AGACGCGAACGAGCACCAAAGCCTCAACAGGAAGTAAAAGCTGTGACCCAACTAAAG GATCCAAAGATGCCACCTGTTCCCAGTGTGCAAATTACAGTGAAAAAGAGGGACATCCCTGCACCCATCTGTATCAACCACTTGTCCCCAGCTGTGACCAATGCTCAG CCACATCGTGTGACTGCCCAACCAGCATCGGAGTTCTGCTACTCGCCAACCCTCCCGAAGGACCCAGAACTACGGAAGCAAAAACTGGAGGATCTTATCGATCAGATCAAGGGAACCTACAACTTCATGCAG gacTCCATGTTGGACTTTGATTCTCAATCTTCAAGAGCAGCTTCACCAGGAATTCTGATAGAAG TTCCAGTTGTGCCCTCTGAGCCCATAGAAAGCCCAAAGGAACCAACATTGCCAAATGGAAAG GTTTCCACCCCGCCAGTGTTGGTGGAATCCATAGTTGACCCAGTTTGCCTTATATTGGAACCAGATTCTCCGCTACCATTGAGTTCCCCCGTAAAG CAGGTTCCTGATTCACCACCCCGTAAGGTGGAGCCATTGGTGCCAGAGCCAATCTATGTTCCTAGCCCTCCACTTCCAGAGCCTCTTCCAGAGAGAAGTCTG ACTCCTGTGCCTCTACAAACTGAACCACTTCAGTCTCCAAAGACTCCGACCAGCGTGCCGCTCTTGCAGCTTAAACGGGAAGGGACACCATTGTCTACCAGGAGCACGCCCCAAGCTTCTCCCTTCCAGGGAATGCAGGCG GTATTTAAAGTGAACCCTCCACTGCCTTCCCGTAAGGAGATTGATATCAAAGATGATCCACCATATCCCCCGGAATATCAGCAGACCTTCAGCACTGCGAGTACTCAGACCCTTCCTCATGGCTTACTGGACCTGAATGGTGGAGAACCACACACTCTCATTCAGGAGCCATTAGTTG GGGGTCCATATAATTCGGCAATGCCTCCAGTGACCAATGGAAACCTCCCATGTTACACCTCCACCCCCAACCTTGTGCCCCGCATTCCTCAGCAATGCACAAGTACTCGAGGTGGAATCATAAGAGGAGTGAGCCGTGGAGCGCGGGTGATGACCAATGGCTATCGACAGACGAGCTTTAAAG GGCCTGAGACCTATAGAGGAACTCCATGTCCCTCCAGTGGAAGCTATGGACCTGTACCCTACCCTGGGCGAGACTATCCAGTACCCCAGTACATCCCACGG GATGCAAACTCCCACCTCTGCTACAAGAGAGGGTCCATCACTCCGGCTGGTCGCTCTACCCCAAGAA GTTGGAATGATTCAGCCCAGCTCGGGAGCCCAGAGATGGAGGAAAGCTTCAACAGTACGGATTCTGGGCAGGGCGACTCTCGGAGCATGACCTCAGTAGATATGTCCATGAGCAGTCAAGCTGCCACCATTTTGCCAGTCCACGTCTACCCCCTTCCGCAGCAGATGAGGGTAGCGTTCTCCGCAGCCAGAACATCAAATTTTGCTCCTGGTACATTGGATCAACCAATAGTGTTTGACCTTTTGCTCAACAATCTTGGGGACACCTTTGACTTCCAGGTAGGCCGCTTCATGTGCCCGGTGAACGGCACCTATGTCTTTATATTTCACATGTTGAAGCTGGCCGTGAATGTTCCTCTGTATGTGAACCTGATGAAGAACGAGGAGGTAATGGTATCGGCCTATGCCAACGATGGAGCCCCCGACCACGAGACCGCCAGTAACCACGCGGTCCTGCAACTCTTCCAAGGTGACCAGATCTGGCTGAGGTTACACAGAGGAGCCATTTATGGCAGCAGCTGGAAATACTCCACCTTCTCCGGGTACTTACTGTATCAGGACTGA